Proteins encoded together in one Maribacter dokdonensis DSW-8 window:
- a CDS encoding NAD(P)H-dependent flavin oxidoreductase produces MQNRISELFKIEFPIIQGGMIWTSGWRLASAVSNAGGLGVIGAGSMYPGVLREHIQKCKKATSKPFGVNIPMLYPDIDKLMDIIVEENVKIVFTSAGNPKTWTPFLKEKGITVVHVVSSLKFALKAQDAGVDAIVAEGFEAGGHNGRDETTTMVLIPAVKEKIHIPLIAAGGIATGKAMLAAMVLGADAVQVGSRFVASEEASNHINFKEVVVKAKEGDTHLTLKELAPVRLVKNKFYNDVQKAYTTGATVEELKTLLGRGRAKKGMFLGDLEDGELEIGQVSALIHDIKPAGEIVKDIMSEFQERKAEISNF; encoded by the coding sequence ATGCAAAATAGAATTTCTGAACTTTTCAAAATAGAATTTCCAATAATTCAAGGAGGTATGATTTGGACCAGCGGATGGCGATTAGCCAGTGCGGTGTCCAATGCTGGTGGTTTGGGAGTTATTGGTGCCGGTAGTATGTATCCAGGTGTTTTACGCGAGCATATTCAAAAATGTAAAAAAGCGACTTCAAAACCTTTTGGAGTGAATATACCGATGTTATATCCTGATATTGATAAATTGATGGATATTATTGTTGAGGAAAACGTCAAGATAGTATTTACATCCGCGGGAAACCCAAAAACGTGGACACCCTTTTTAAAGGAAAAAGGAATTACGGTTGTACATGTTGTCAGTAGTTTAAAGTTTGCTTTAAAGGCACAGGATGCGGGAGTAGATGCCATTGTAGCAGAAGGTTTTGAGGCAGGTGGACATAATGGTCGTGATGAAACAACAACTATGGTTTTAATTCCGGCCGTTAAAGAGAAAATTCATATTCCCCTAATAGCCGCCGGTGGTATAGCAACTGGGAAAGCAATGTTGGCGGCAATGGTCTTAGGTGCAGATGCGGTGCAGGTTGGTAGTAGGTTTGTGGCAAGTGAAGAAGCGTCTAACCACATAAACTTCAAAGAGGTCGTGGTTAAAGCCAAAGAAGGCGATACCCATTTAACATTAAAAGAGCTTGCCCCAGTTAGACTAGTAAAAAATAAGTTCTATAATGATGTACAAAAAGCCTACACTACAGGAGCAACCGTTGAAGAACTAAAAACTCTTTTAGGAAGAGGGCGTGCCAAAAAAGGTATGTTCTTAGGCGATTTAGAAGATGGCGAACTAGAAATAGGTCAAGTATCTGCGTTGATACATGATATAAAACCGGCTGGTGAAATTGTAAAAGATATTATGAGTGAGTTTCAAGAAAGGAAAGCGGAAATTTCTAATTTCTGA
- a CDS encoding fasciclin domain-containing protein: MKKMLRLRNFLLVLTISIVTWSCSDDDDGVTPMTPNEMNIVETAQAKDALTSLVSALTTADNSEGTDLVGTLSGDGPFTVFAPTNDAFTELLNQLDDFDTLADFDTDEERAILTSILTYHVVAGVAANSTELSNGMMVTTVQGEDLTINIDGDVFIDDATEIDAKVVIADVEASNGVVHVIDKVLLPQAIIDALNGEEMPEENGTLVDIVVATEPLSLLEAAVIKADLAATLSSDGPFTVFAPTDDAFVALLEVLGDDYNSIDDFDTDEEIDLLKNILLFHVIASEVKSTDLAAGQVATAFENNSVEIISSGDPFVIGDASDTNANITAVDIMASNGVAHTIDKVLLPQAAIDFVMSLQLKTIVDTAAATDDLSLLVDALVQADAGLVETLNGDGPFTVFAPTNDAFTALLDSLGEDYNSLADFDTEAEKELLTTILTFHVVSGTAAFSTNLSDGQTIATVQGENVGINIKDGTVHVEDASEDNASVIIADVEASNGVVHVINKVLLPQAALDAL; this comes from the coding sequence ATGAAAAAAATGTTACGATTACGAAATTTTTTACTAGTACTCACCATTTCCATAGTTACATGGTCATGTAGTGATGATGATGACGGTGTAACACCTATGACACCAAACGAAATGAACATTGTAGAGACAGCTCAGGCGAAAGATGCGCTTACCTCATTAGTTTCTGCCCTTACTACTGCTGACAACTCAGAAGGCACTGATTTAGTAGGCACATTAAGTGGCGACGGTCCATTTACCGTTTTTGCACCAACTAATGATGCCTTTACCGAACTATTGAACCAATTAGATGATTTTGATACTTTGGCAGATTTTGATACGGACGAAGAGAGAGCGATCTTAACTTCAATATTAACTTATCATGTAGTTGCAGGTGTAGCTGCCAACTCTACCGAATTGTCCAACGGTATGATGGTGACTACAGTACAAGGTGAAGATTTAACCATTAATATTGATGGTGATGTTTTCATCGATGACGCCACTGAAATTGATGCTAAAGTAGTTATTGCAGATGTAGAGGCCAGTAATGGAGTGGTTCACGTTATTGATAAAGTATTACTACCACAAGCTATTATAGATGCTTTGAACGGAGAGGAAATGCCTGAAGAGAATGGCACATTGGTGGATATTGTTGTAGCTACCGAACCTTTATCCCTTTTAGAGGCAGCGGTAATTAAGGCTGATTTAGCCGCTACTTTGAGTTCTGATGGACCATTTACCGTATTTGCACCTACAGATGATGCCTTTGTAGCATTGTTAGAGGTTTTAGGCGACGATTATAATAGCATTGATGATTTTGATACAGATGAAGAAATTGACTTATTAAAAAATATTTTATTATTTCACGTTATTGCCTCTGAAGTAAAATCTACAGATTTGGCTGCAGGACAGGTTGCAACGGCGTTTGAAAACAACAGCGTTGAAATAATTTCTTCTGGGGATCCATTCGTAATCGGTGATGCTTCCGATACCAACGCAAATATTACCGCAGTAGATATTATGGCATCTAACGGTGTTGCACATACTATTGATAAAGTCTTATTACCACAAGCGGCAATAGACTTTGTTATGAGCTTACAATTGAAAACCATTGTTGATACTGCAGCAGCTACAGACGACCTAAGCTTATTGGTAGATGCTCTGGTGCAAGCAGATGCTGGTTTGGTAGAAACCTTAAACGGGGATGGTCCCTTTACAGTATTTGCCCCAACTAATGATGCCTTCACAGCATTACTAGATTCTTTAGGAGAGGATTATAATAGCCTTGCGGATTTTGATACCGAAGCCGAAAAAGAATTATTGACTACTATTTTAACTTTTCACGTAGTTTCTGGAACAGCTGCTTTTTCTACGAATTTAAGTGACGGGCAAACTATTGCAACCGTACAAGGTGAAAATGTAGGTATTAACATTAAAGATGGAACAGTACACGTTGAAGATGCGAGCGAAGATAACGCTTCTGTTATCATTGCCGATGTTGAAGCTAGCAACGGTGTTGTACACGTTATTAACAAGGTTCTTTTGCCACAAGCAGCTTTAGATGCATTGTAA
- the yidC gene encoding membrane protein insertase YidC, with protein sequence MEEKKFDVQSIIGFVLIFGILVFMFYQNRPTPEELAAEKAKQEQVEAAKASENLETETVGSNEPQLDLQDSTAVANYQGKLGAFGFTKPSNDITTLENDVLLLKISNKGGQIVEAKMKQYVTYDSVPVYLVKDGNASFALDFSTSDNRVLNTADLYFEPSMSNDNGNQVLSLKAKTSNNQYLEYRYVMKPNDYLVDFMIKSKGLDNVISASKPVTLDWKLKGIRHSKSIQYENRYTRLTYNHEDGKISKLSEGSDDEETEEDIKWISYRQHFFSSILAADVPFKNGDLTSVNLVEEESRTFGFTKEYASALPVDLEGGEISKDLHWYFGPTDVDTLSKYEDLGLDDSIPFGWGIFGMINRYVFTPFYGLLSTYFPYGIAIVIMTILVRLAMSPVTYKSYLSQAKMKVLKPEITELGEKYKDNAMKKQQETMKLYGKAGVSPMSGCIPAVIQMPIFYALFMFFPTSFALRQKSFLWADDLSSFDTIYQFPEGFSIPFYGDHVSLFPILASIAIFFYMMMTTGQNMPTQPGMPNMKFIMYLMPFMMLFFFNNYASGLSLYYFVSNLITIGIMLVIKNFILDNDKIHAQIQENKKKPKKENKFQKKMREMMEQAEAQKKN encoded by the coding sequence ATGGAAGAAAAGAAATTTGATGTACAATCCATCATAGGCTTTGTGCTTATTTTTGGAATACTCGTCTTCATGTTTTACCAAAACAGACCTACTCCAGAAGAGTTGGCGGCAGAAAAGGCAAAACAAGAGCAAGTAGAAGCTGCGAAGGCATCAGAAAATTTAGAAACAGAGACTGTAGGTAGCAATGAACCACAGTTAGATTTACAAGATTCTACAGCAGTTGCCAATTACCAAGGTAAATTAGGTGCATTTGGGTTTACAAAACCATCTAATGATATTACCACCTTGGAGAATGATGTTCTTTTGTTGAAAATCAGTAATAAGGGTGGGCAGATCGTAGAGGCGAAAATGAAACAGTACGTTACTTATGATTCTGTGCCGGTTTATTTGGTAAAAGATGGTAACGCTTCTTTCGCATTAGATTTCTCTACATCTGACAACAGGGTGTTGAATACGGCAGATTTGTATTTTGAGCCATCAATGTCAAATGATAATGGCAATCAAGTTTTGTCGTTGAAAGCAAAGACTTCAAACAATCAATATTTGGAGTATAGGTATGTCATGAAACCAAATGATTATTTGGTTGATTTTATGATTAAATCCAAAGGATTGGATAACGTCATTAGTGCAAGTAAACCTGTAACGTTAGATTGGAAGTTAAAAGGTATTCGTCACTCAAAAAGTATTCAATATGAAAATAGGTATACACGTTTGACCTATAATCATGAAGATGGTAAAATTAGCAAGTTATCTGAAGGAAGTGATGATGAGGAAACCGAAGAGGATATAAAATGGATTTCTTACCGTCAACACTTTTTCTCAAGTATATTAGCAGCAGATGTACCATTTAAAAATGGAGATTTGACTTCGGTTAACTTGGTAGAGGAAGAAAGTAGAACCTTTGGTTTTACAAAAGAATATGCATCTGCGTTACCAGTGGACTTGGAAGGCGGGGAAATTTCTAAAGATTTACATTGGTATTTTGGTCCAACAGATGTAGATACCCTTTCAAAGTATGAAGATTTGGGTCTAGATGATTCCATTCCTTTTGGGTGGGGTATTTTCGGTATGATCAATCGTTATGTGTTTACACCATTCTACGGTCTTTTAAGCACGTATTTTCCTTATGGTATAGCAATTGTGATCATGACGATATTGGTACGTTTGGCAATGTCGCCTGTAACATATAAATCCTACTTGTCACAAGCAAAAATGAAGGTGTTGAAACCTGAAATTACTGAGCTTGGAGAGAAATACAAGGATAATGCCATGAAAAAGCAACAAGAAACCATGAAGCTTTATGGTAAGGCAGGGGTAAGCCCCATGAGCGGTTGTATACCAGCGGTTATTCAAATGCCGATATTCTATGCACTTTTCATGTTTTTTCCAACATCGTTCGCATTACGTCAAAAATCATTTTTATGGGCAGATGACCTTTCTTCTTTTGATACTATTTATCAATTCCCAGAAGGATTCTCCATTCCATTCTACGGTGATCACGTGAGTCTGTTTCCTATATTGGCATCTATAGCTATTTTCTTTTATATGATGATGACTACAGGACAGAATATGCCAACTCAACCAGGTATGCCTAACATGAAATTTATCATGTACTTAATGCCATTTATGATGTTGTTTTTCTTTAACAACTATGCAAGTGGATTGAGTTTGTACTACTTCGTTTCTAACTTGATTACTATTGGTATTATGCTGGTCATTAAGAATTTTATACTTGATAATGATAAAATTCATGCCCAGATACAGGAGAATAAGAAGAAACCTAAAAAGGAAAACAAATTCCAAAAGAAAATGCGCGAGATGATGGAACAAGCAGAAGCGCAAAAGAAGAACTAA
- the mnmA gene encoding tRNA 2-thiouridine(34) synthase MnmA has product MKKVVIGLSGGVDSSVAAYLLKEQGYDVIGLFMKNWHDDSVTISEECPWLEDSNDALIVAEKLGIPFQTVDLSAEYKERIVDYMFREYEMGRTPNPDVLCNREIKFDVFMKIAMQLGADFVATGHYCRKGTIKNTDGTETYQLLAGKDGNKDQSYFLCQLSQEQLSKTLFPIGELTKPQVREIAGKMNLITADKKDSQGLCFIGKVRLPEFLQQQLKPKTGKIVEVPAGLDAYAQIAPSFDDKKSELAYYAEKPVYHLNDGKVVGEHQGAHYFTKGQRKGLHVGGTKEPLFVIDTDVNENIIYTGQGKAHPGLYRRTLFVKDEEIHWVREDLALKMDEKLEVKARIRYRQELQEAAIYRVEGGMYVDFKEMQSAITEGQFVAWYLEDDLIGSGVIS; this is encoded by the coding sequence ATGAAAAAAGTAGTAATAGGACTTTCTGGAGGAGTAGATTCAAGCGTGGCGGCATACCTTTTAAAAGAGCAAGGTTATGACGTTATTGGCCTGTTTATGAAGAATTGGCATGATGATTCGGTGACGATATCAGAAGAATGTCCGTGGTTAGAAGATAGTAACGATGCCTTGATCGTTGCAGAGAAGTTGGGTATTCCATTTCAAACGGTTGATTTAAGTGCTGAATATAAAGAACGTATAGTTGACTACATGTTCAGGGAATATGAAATGGGGAGAACCCCAAACCCTGATGTGTTATGCAATAGGGAGATCAAATTTGATGTCTTTATGAAAATAGCCATGCAGCTTGGGGCAGATTTTGTAGCTACGGGTCATTACTGTAGAAAAGGCACTATCAAAAATACAGACGGTACCGAAACCTATCAGTTATTGGCAGGGAAAGATGGTAATAAAGATCAGTCTTACTTTTTATGTCAATTATCGCAAGAGCAATTATCAAAAACCTTATTTCCAATAGGGGAGTTGACCAAGCCACAGGTGAGGGAAATTGCCGGAAAAATGAATTTGATCACCGCTGATAAAAAAGATTCTCAGGGTTTATGTTTTATTGGTAAAGTAAGATTGCCTGAATTTTTACAGCAACAATTAAAACCTAAGACCGGTAAAATTGTTGAGGTTCCTGCCGGGTTAGATGCTTATGCACAAATAGCGCCAAGTTTTGATGATAAAAAATCAGAGTTGGCCTACTATGCGGAGAAACCGGTATATCATTTAAATGATGGTAAAGTAGTAGGTGAGCACCAAGGGGCACATTATTTTACCAAAGGGCAACGTAAAGGCTTGCATGTTGGTGGAACAAAAGAACCTTTATTCGTAATCGATACTGATGTTAATGAGAATATCATTTATACAGGTCAAGGTAAGGCACACCCAGGTTTGTATAGAAGAACTTTGTTTGTAAAGGATGAAGAAATACATTGGGTTCGTGAAGATTTAGCTCTGAAAATGGATGAGAAGTTAGAGGTGAAAGCACGAATAAGATACCGACAAGAACTACAGGAAGCTGCCATATATAGAGTAGAAGGTGGTATGTACGTAGATTTTAAGGAAATGCAATCCGCCATTACCGAAGGTCAGTTCGTAGCTTGGTATTTAGAAGATGACCTTATTGGGTCTGGGGTTATTTCTTAA
- a CDS encoding CTP synthase, with protein MAQTKYIFVTGGVTSSLGKGIIAASLAKLLQSRGYKTTIQKLDPYINVDPGTLNPYEHGECYVTDDGAETDLDLGHYERFLNVRTSQANNVTTGRIYQSVIEKERRGEFLGKTVQVVPHITNEIKERVQLLGNSGDYDIVITEIGGTVGDIESLPYIEAVRQLLWELGDDNAIVIHLTLVPFLSAAGELKTKPTQHSVKTLMESGIKADILVCRTEHEISNEIKDKLALFCNVKREAVIQSIDASTIYDVPLLMQEEGLDTVTLQKLALPNTVEPDLTRWNEFLVRHKNPKNEVTIGLVGKYVELQDSYKSILEAFIHAGASNEVKVNVKSVHSEYITEDNYKNKLKGLDAILVAPGFGERGIEGKVKAVEFARVMQIPFLGICLGMQMAVIEYARNVLKLADANSTEMDENTPDPVISIMEEQKTVTDKGGTMRLGAWNCDLKDGSLVKKMYEGASQISERHRHRYEFNNAYLEQLENAGLLATGFNKETNLVEIVELKDHPWFIGVQYHPEYKSTVANPHPLFVGLVKAALDHKKAQSNATLA; from the coding sequence ATGGCACAAACCAAATACATCTTCGTTACGGGAGGCGTTACTTCTTCGTTAGGAAAGGGCATTATTGCTGCATCTTTGGCGAAATTACTGCAATCTCGCGGATACAAGACTACAATTCAAAAACTAGATCCTTACATTAATGTAGATCCAGGAACCTTAAACCCTTATGAGCATGGCGAGTGTTATGTAACTGATGATGGTGCGGAGACCGACTTGGATTTGGGTCACTACGAGCGTTTCTTAAACGTACGTACCTCACAGGCAAACAATGTTACTACGGGTAGAATTTACCAAAGCGTAATTGAAAAAGAACGTAGAGGAGAATTTTTAGGTAAGACCGTACAGGTAGTTCCGCATATAACCAATGAGATAAAAGAACGTGTGCAGTTGCTAGGCAATAGTGGCGATTACGACATTGTAATTACAGAAATTGGTGGTACTGTAGGTGATATAGAATCATTACCATACATAGAAGCGGTTAGACAGTTACTTTGGGAGTTGGGTGATGATAATGCCATAGTAATACATTTAACCTTGGTACCTTTTTTATCTGCGGCTGGCGAGTTAAAGACAAAGCCAACACAGCACTCTGTTAAGACTTTAATGGAAAGCGGTATTAAAGCCGATATTTTGGTATGTAGAACAGAGCATGAGATTTCTAATGAAATTAAGGATAAGTTAGCACTTTTCTGCAATGTCAAGCGCGAAGCGGTAATACAAAGTATTGATGCATCTACTATTTATGATGTTCCATTATTAATGCAAGAAGAAGGTTTAGATACCGTAACATTGCAGAAATTGGCATTGCCAAATACCGTAGAACCGGATCTTACTCGTTGGAATGAGTTTTTGGTAAGGCATAAAAACCCTAAGAACGAGGTTACTATTGGTTTGGTTGGTAAGTATGTTGAGTTACAAGATTCTTATAAATCAATTTTAGAGGCATTTATACACGCTGGAGCATCAAATGAGGTTAAGGTGAATGTAAAATCGGTACATTCTGAATATATAACCGAAGATAATTACAAAAACAAGCTTAAAGGATTAGATGCTATTTTAGTAGCACCTGGTTTTGGTGAGCGAGGTATAGAAGGTAAGGTAAAGGCTGTTGAATTTGCTCGCGTAATGCAAATACCGTTTTTAGGTATTTGTTTAGGTATGCAAATGGCGGTCATAGAATATGCACGCAATGTTTTAAAACTTGCAGATGCAAATTCAACCGAGATGGATGAGAACACTCCTGATCCGGTTATTAGTATTATGGAAGAGCAAAAAACTGTAACCGATAAAGGAGGTACAATGCGTTTAGGTGCTTGGAATTGTGATTTAAAGGACGGTAGCTTAGTGAAGAAAATGTATGAAGGTGCTTCTCAAATATCTGAACGTCACCGTCATAGATATGAATTTAATAATGCATATTTAGAGCAATTGGAAAATGCCGGACTTTTAGCAACTGGTTTTAACAAGGAGACCAATTTGGTTGAAATTGTGGAGTTAAAAGATCATCCATGGTTTATAGGTGTGCAATATCACCCAGAATACAAAAGTACGGTTGCCAATCCGCATCCATTATTTGTAGGTTTGGTAAAGGCAGCTTTAGACCATAAAAAGGCACAAAGTAATGCCACATTGGCATAA